From Streptomyces zhihengii, the proteins below share one genomic window:
- a CDS encoding ABC transporter ATP-binding protein encodes MFELERITAGYDRRHPVVRDVSLSLAPGESVGLLGPSGCGKSTLARVAALLHRPDAGRVRVDGRPVVGWRHRAPREQRTAIGVVFQQPRLAADPRLTLHDLIAEPLRATGRRDEVPERVARLAGDVGLGGELLGRRPHEVSDGQLQRACLARALTLRPRWLVCDEMTAMLDASTTAALVAVVESYRREEGAGLLAVGHDRVLLERWCDRTADWNEITAAPAPTEAATPGA; translated from the coding sequence GTGTTTGAACTGGAGCGGATCACCGCCGGGTACGACCGGCGCCACCCCGTCGTACGGGACGTCTCGCTGAGCCTGGCGCCCGGCGAGTCCGTCGGGCTCCTCGGGCCCAGCGGCTGCGGCAAGTCCACGCTCGCCCGGGTCGCCGCCCTGCTCCACCGGCCCGACGCCGGCCGGGTCCGCGTCGACGGCCGCCCGGTGGTGGGCTGGCGCCACCGCGCCCCCCGGGAGCAGCGCACCGCCATCGGCGTCGTCTTCCAGCAGCCCCGCCTCGCGGCCGACCCCCGGCTCACCCTCCACGACCTGATCGCCGAACCGCTGCGGGCGACGGGCCGCCGCGACGAGGTGCCCGAGCGGGTGGCCCGCCTCGCCGGCGACGTGGGCCTCGGCGGCGAACTGCTGGGCCGCAGGCCCCACGAGGTCAGCGACGGCCAGCTCCAGCGCGCCTGCCTCGCCCGGGCGCTGACGCTCCGCCCGCGCTGGCTGGTCTGCGACGAGATGACCGCCATGCTGGACGCCTCCACCACGGCGGCCCTGGTCGCGGTGGTCGAGTCCTACCGCCGCGAGGAGGGCGCCGGCCTGCTCGCGGTCGGCCACGACCGCGTCCTGCTGGAGCGGTGGTGCGACCGGACGGCCGACTGGAACGAGATCACCGCGGCCCCCGCCCCCACCGAGGCGGCCACTCCGGGGGCGTGA
- a CDS encoding ABC transporter ATP-binding protein, protein MRGGRHVAAVTDASFDLAAGECLALVGESGCGKSVLASALLGLLPGNAQTAGSAVVDGVDVLTAGEGTLARTVRGRRIGLVPQSPAAHLTPVRTVGSQLTETVRALTGARGRAADKAAGDAAGRAAFPADHLDRYPHELSGGLAQRAATALALVGDAPLLLADEPTTGLDRDLVEHTAAELRRHADQGRALLLITHDLAAARRTADRVAVMYAGRIVEIAGAEDFFDGPGPRHPYARGLLDALPERGFTPVPGMPPELGDLPDGCAFAARCPRADTRCSAVPALTGGVACHHAEETQRV, encoded by the coding sequence ATGCGCGGCGGCCGGCACGTCGCCGCCGTCACCGACGCCTCCTTCGACCTCGCGGCGGGCGAATGCCTCGCCCTCGTCGGCGAGAGCGGCTGCGGCAAGTCCGTCCTCGCCTCCGCCCTGCTCGGCCTGCTGCCCGGCAACGCGCAGACCGCCGGCTCGGCGGTCGTCGACGGCGTCGACGTGCTCACCGCGGGGGAGGGCACCCTCGCCCGCACCGTGCGCGGACGCCGCATCGGCCTCGTCCCGCAGAGCCCCGCCGCCCACCTCACCCCCGTGCGCACGGTCGGCTCCCAGCTCACCGAGACCGTGCGCGCCCTGACCGGCGCACGCGGCCGGGCCGCGGACAAGGCGGCCGGCGACGCCGCCGGCCGCGCGGCCTTCCCCGCGGACCACCTCGACCGCTACCCCCACGAACTCTCCGGCGGCCTCGCCCAGCGCGCGGCCACCGCGCTCGCCCTGGTCGGCGACGCGCCCCTGCTGCTCGCCGACGAACCCACCACCGGACTCGACCGCGACCTCGTCGAGCACACCGCCGCCGAACTGCGCCGCCACGCCGACCAGGGCCGCGCCCTGCTGCTGATCACCCACGACCTCGCGGCCGCCCGGCGCACCGCGGACCGGGTCGCCGTGATGTACGCCGGCCGCATCGTCGAGATCGCCGGCGCCGAGGACTTCTTCGACGGCCCCGGCCCCCGGCACCCGTACGCCAGGGGACTCCTCGACGCGCTCCCCGAACGCGGCTTCACCCCCGTCCCGGGCATGCCCCCCGAGCTCGGCGACCTGCCCGACGGCTGCGCCTTCGCCGCGCGCTGCCCCCGCGCCGACACCCGCTGCTCGGCCGTGCCGGCCCTCACCGGAGGCGTCGCCTGCCATCACGCCGAGGAGACCCAGCGTGTTTGA
- a CDS encoding ABC transporter permease: MADLAWTSRGRTRRSTRTVRVTVSWTITAAVALAVLLVPPLVQLDQQAVDLSMKLRPPSFAHPFGTDDVGRDLLLRCVYGLRVSLLVGLVAALVATVIGTAVGAAAAALGGWTDRLLMRLVDTFSSVPHLLLGIFIVALFRPGVWPVIVSVAVTHWLSTARIVRAEVLSLRSRPYIDAAVSGGASRWRVAVRHLLPGVLPQAGLAAVLMVPHAMWHESALSFLGLGLPTHQASLGNLIQSARGSLLAGDWWPTLFPGLFLIVPTLAIAGLAGAWRERINPRRRSELML; encoded by the coding sequence ATGGCTGACCTCGCCTGGACCAGCCGCGGGCGCACCCGCCGCTCCACCCGCACCGTGCGGGTCACCGTCTCCTGGACGATCACCGCGGCCGTCGCCCTCGCCGTCCTCCTCGTCCCGCCGCTGGTCCAGCTCGACCAGCAGGCCGTGGACCTGTCGATGAAGCTCCGCCCGCCGTCCTTCGCCCACCCCTTCGGAACCGACGACGTCGGCCGCGACCTGCTGCTGCGCTGCGTCTACGGGCTGCGCGTCTCGCTGCTCGTCGGACTGGTCGCCGCGCTCGTCGCCACCGTCATCGGCACCGCCGTCGGCGCCGCGGCGGCCGCCCTCGGGGGCTGGACCGACCGGCTGCTGATGCGGCTCGTCGACACCTTCTCCTCGGTGCCGCACCTGCTGCTCGGCATCTTCATCGTGGCCCTGTTCCGCCCCGGCGTGTGGCCCGTCATCGTGTCCGTCGCCGTGACCCACTGGCTCTCCACGGCCCGCATCGTGCGCGCCGAGGTCCTCTCGCTGCGCTCCCGCCCCTACATCGACGCCGCCGTCAGCGGCGGCGCGAGCCGGTGGCGGGTCGCCGTCCGGCACCTGCTGCCCGGTGTGCTGCCCCAGGCCGGGCTGGCGGCGGTGCTGATGGTGCCGCACGCCATGTGGCACGAGTCCGCGCTCTCCTTCCTCGGCCTCGGCCTGCCCACCCACCAGGCCAGCCTGGGCAATCTGATCCAGAGCGCCCGCGGCTCGCTCCTCGCGGGCGACTGGTGGCCCACCCTCTTCCCCGGCCTGTTCCTCATCGTGCCCACCCTCGCCATCGCCGGCCTCGCCGGAGCCTGGCGCGAACGGATCAACCCCCGCCGCCGATCGGAGCTGATGCTGTGA
- a CDS encoding ABC transporter permease — MTGRRALLAVPVLGVVTFGVFAVAAASPFDPVKAYTGTAGLTASQENLDQIRANLGVDQPLVTRWWDWITGALRGELGDSSVMRMPVADVIGERLGWSVLLAVTAFAVAVLLGTALGVLAARRRGGLLDRCACSAAYTLEAAPAFWLGLLAIWFFALQLGVLPAGGLTDTASDTVTFDQVARHLVLPAAVLGVSQTPWFFLYTRQGVGDALDEDAVRGARARGLAERTVLTGHALRAGMLPMLTLIGSRVPELITGALLVETVFSWPGIAAATVQAATAVDFPLLAALTVLATAAVLLGNLLSDLLYGLADPRVGFDG; from the coding sequence ATGACGGGACGGCGGGCCCTGCTCGCCGTCCCCGTCCTCGGTGTCGTCACCTTCGGTGTGTTCGCGGTCGCCGCCGCCTCGCCGTTCGACCCCGTCAAGGCCTACACCGGCACCGCCGGGCTCACCGCCTCGCAGGAGAACCTCGACCAGATCCGCGCCAACCTCGGCGTCGACCAGCCGCTCGTCACCCGCTGGTGGGACTGGATCACCGGCGCGCTGCGGGGCGAGCTCGGCGACTCCTCGGTGATGCGGATGCCCGTCGCCGACGTCATCGGCGAACGCCTCGGCTGGTCCGTGCTGCTGGCCGTCACCGCCTTCGCCGTCGCCGTGCTGCTCGGCACCGCGCTCGGCGTGCTCGCCGCCCGCCGCCGCGGCGGACTGCTCGACCGGTGCGCCTGCTCGGCCGCCTACACCCTCGAAGCCGCCCCGGCGTTCTGGCTCGGCCTGCTCGCCATCTGGTTCTTCGCCCTCCAGCTCGGCGTGCTGCCCGCCGGCGGGCTCACCGACACCGCCAGCGACACCGTCACCTTCGACCAGGTCGCCCGCCATCTGGTGCTGCCCGCCGCCGTCCTCGGCGTCAGCCAGACACCGTGGTTCTTCCTCTACACCCGCCAGGGGGTCGGCGACGCGCTCGACGAGGACGCCGTACGCGGCGCCCGCGCCCGCGGCCTCGCCGAACGCACCGTCCTCACCGGCCACGCGCTGCGCGCCGGCATGCTGCCCATGCTCACGCTCATCGGCTCGCGCGTCCCCGAACTGATCACCGGAGCCCTGCTCGTGGAGACCGTCTTCAGCTGGCCCGGCATCGCCGCCGCGACCGTCCAGGCCGCCACCGCCGTCGACTTCCCGCTGCTCGCCGCGCTCACCGTGCTGGCGACCGCCGCCGTCCTGCTCGGCAACCTCCTCTCCGACCTGCTCTACGGGCTCGCCGACCCCCGGGTGGGCTTCGATGGCTGA